Within the Eucalyptus grandis isolate ANBG69807.140 chromosome 1, ASM1654582v1, whole genome shotgun sequence genome, the region ctattgaattcatgaatatcctagattcatgtatcttttagttcatatttttattgagttcatgaatctcttgaattcacatttctttgaattcatgaatttcttggatttacgtatctctttattcatgaatttcatggatacatgcatctatttaattcatgtatctcttctatacatgaactaaaaagctcgATGAATAGAtaggagcatagagcttcattatagttttttttttcgactcgattccaaaaaggctttgatatacttttctactcttttgatttttttttgggtgtgccAGTTCAATTGAATGATTCgactgagtcctgtttgcatagtgctaatccaaacaagtttgaggtgttgtatcttgggaggcataatTCGTGAATTTGCAAAGCACCATTgacaggaactaatcgccttaaggaaaTTCGAATATTCATACCTCACCTCCATTACATTGATATTTTGATTACaacaaataattttgttttctcttgattaatttccaaaaaagccAAGGCCCGAGCACCAACTCCAAGGGATGAACAACCATGCCCTGCAAAATGCCAACCCAATGCAAAAGCAAACTCTAGTGTTTTTCAACAagctcatttcatttctcaccACCATTCACTCGAATTCAGTACAGATGGTTTTACCTCCGTTGAATCGAAGCGCGAGAGACTTTAAAGCCAGGTCGGCTTCAGCTTCAGCTTCAGCAAAGTAATAGAAGAGAGCTCTATGTTGCTTCTCATCCACGAGGATGTACCCTACATACTAGTTGAAGCTAACCTTGGGTTGCCTTGGCAAGCTGATTGATTTTGTCAACTTGAGATAGTGTTCAGTGTCGAGCTTGAGCATTCCGCATGTCTGGGTCACTGTTACTATTAagatatgtctcaagtttaagCTCGatgtgaaagttttgaatattccgaattggatatgttgcggacatttgaaatcgagcaaagaagatccgaatatcaacttcccaaatttgaatgtGTTGGAGAGTTTGGTTGCTAatataggaaagtccaactttgactaggactttgcattttgtttaaaacatacAGAGATATGTTTTGAATAAAATCATTTAAGATAGGAAAtagaatcctatgagaagttggaaaaaaaaaagggtctcacttatatatatatatatagacttgtggccaTGAATGGAAGATagttgatcgtgaagaattggtcttgaagcgccgtTTAGTCGTCGAGTGCTTGTGAGggatttttctttgtcattcttgtccgtgaattacatccaagaaagattagtgtttgtagccaattaaatcttgtggtaagatttgcgtataattccttcgtgagattgagatattatttttgaggaatttcgaggctaaacactgcgtgcattattaggtgtaattggggcttgggaaacactgTGAGAGTGTTttagtgactcgagtgtgtaatctcattgtatcgcttgatttatagtgaaattcgttgctgctctccccgttgacgtaggtctttacgactgaaccatgtaaatctggtgtccaatttattttcttcatctgtCTATATTATCGTTCGATTGCTTGCCTTTTCGTAACAAGTAGTATCAGAGCCAggtttggctaagttgaagTGAATCGATGGCggcagaagaagtaaaagtgagaatcgacagatttgatgggagggattttagtttctggaagatgcagattaaaaattatctttatCAGATGAAACTGCACTTGCCCTTATTTAGGGAGAAACtagagacgatgaagcaagtTGATTAAGATTTGCttgatagacgagctatgggtgttattcgattaacgttggctcgtaacgtcgcgtttaacatcttgaaggagaagaccactgctgatttgatgcaagccctatcagatatgtatgagaagcccTTTGCGATCAACAAGGTTTATTTGATGTGACATctatttaatttgaagatgagtgaaggtgcgtcagttgcaaatcatatcaatgaattcaatgtgattgttagtcaattgagttcagttgagattgattttaaaGATGAGGTATGTGCTTTAATTTgttatcctcattgcctgatagttggaatattACTGTTACttctgttagtaattcctctaggtcaacaagtttgacattTGATGGGGTTCGAAATTTCATTCTGAGAGAGGATATTCGTAGAATAGAATCTGGCGAACCTATATATGctactttagtaggtgaaaatagagaaagaactaGCACACGTGTTAGCGGGAACATGAACAGATGTAGTCAGTTTAGGATTGCTGATGTTATTTGTTGGAGCTAtggcaagagggggcatcttagaagagACTGTTTTaagctgaaaaatgaaaagggtaagggaattagaGCTGAGTCTACACATAATGTTGCCGCTGTAGCTGAGAATGATTCTGATGGTGCTAATTATGTCTTGTTTGTCACTgattattcatcgtttgatagatggattatggattatggttgttcttttcatgtcacacgaAATGaaaactggtttatcacttatcagtgcacgagTAGTGGTAAAGTCTAGTTAGGGAACAATGCTGAGTGccatgttgtgggtgttggtgatgttaaaatcaggaTGCATGATGGCATTGtaaggacattgactggagtaagACACATtctagaattgaaaaagaacttaattaaGACACattctaaaattgaaaaagaacttaatttctttGGATGCCTTAGATTTAGCTGGTTACAGGTATTtttcaaaaggtggagttctaAAGATTGTTCAAGGTGCCCtaatgataatgaaaggaatcaagcacagAGGcttgtataaacttcaaggtgagatagTGACAAATTTCGCTACggagacgtcggatgcatctgttcgagagtcttttgactgctcgaggaagacctggatgtttgtgccaatgcacaagtttgatgctggtgtcaAGATCACGCAATtaagagctttgatcgagacgaAGACTGGTAAGttgatcaagcatgtgcggactgACAATAACATGGAGTTCTACTCGAAGCTGgcaaataaattttgcatgaaatagGGCATAGTGAAATACCGCACTAGTGTTAATAAATCataacaatttgcagaattgattaGTAGAATattactagagatggcccgaaaaattatctctagtgctagtattgctaggagaatcctaACTAATGTAATTAGTACGATAAGCTGCCtagtgaatagatccccatcaactgctattgaatagaggactcctgaagaagtgtggtTAGGTAACGTTATtggttattctattattagaatgtttggttgaCCATGTTATTTTcaagtgagtgatggtaagctcgattggAGGGCAAGGtacatattccatggctatgcacaaggtgagtggGGCGATCGGTTGTGGTGCCTAGATATAAATTCACTCGTTAATAGCAGAAAAGTTACCCTTGATAAGTCTCCGATACTTCTGGCTAGGAGTGTTTGTGGCAGTGTTAATACGGATCTGGACAGTGTTCAGCTTGAAAtggagttgcaaccagaaacTCCTAAGGTAGCGAGTatgagtactagcaaagtaattgACACAAATGGTGCCTATAgtgaggtggagcctatagagccaataGTTGCTATAACTGCTAAAATTAACAAGGTTCGTATTCGATCTCCTAATAAATATGGATGTAACAatgattttgctttatctgctATTAAGGAGGTTGCGTTGAAAAATCCTTGCGGAGCAGTTAAaagtgcatgtggagttggtattctgatgagatcctcggttatggcgaagttcaagcgacGCTTGGACTTGTATAATATCagtggcggttgagcccatcgagggctatgggaaagtagcGGCAGCGTTTGAATTTTTGCGAAACGATTGTGACTTGATTCAAACGtcaagccaaggtggagattgttaagatatgtctcgagtttaagcccgaTGTGAAAGTTTTAAATATtctgaattggatatgttgcagACATttgaaatcgagcaaagaagatccgaatatcaacttcccaaatttgaatatgcaTTAGAGAGTCTGGctgctaaaataggaaagtccaactttgactaggacttggattttgtttaaaacatacagagatatgttttggataaaatcgtTTAAGATAGGAAATAAAATCCTATGATAAGTtagcaaaagaataagggtctcacttatatatatatagacttgtggtCATGGATGGAAGATAGTTGAttgtgaagaattggtcttgaagcgccgtTTAGTCATCGAGTGCTTGTGAGggatttttctttgtcattcttgTCCTGAattatatccaagaaagattagtgtttgtagccaattaaatcttgtggtaagatttgcgtgtaattccttcgtgagattgagagattatttttgaggaatttcgaggctaaacactgcgtgcattattgggtgtaattgaggcttggaaacaccgagagagtgtttaagtgactcgagtgtgtaatctccttatatcgcttgatttatagtgaaattcgctgctgctctccccgtggacataggtctttacgactgaaccacgtaaatctggtgtccgatttattttctttatctgtTTATATTATTGTTCAATCGCTCGCATTTTCGCAACAGTTACGCTAAGGGTTGCTGCCATAAGCCATGGCACTAGTTGCGGATGCATCAcgagtgagcgagagagagagtgagtaaaGAAAATACTGAAGGAACAAACAAGTGGAGAATTTTTGGGTGGAAACGGGAAGTTCGACTACCATGCACAAATCTCCAGTTTCACAtctgttcttttttatatttattttgcatCATTGTTTTCGGGAAgacccatttttttcttattgacCACGTCAGTGCTTTTAAGGATAAgcgcatgattttttatttcttttttgtgttgaAGAGCTAAGACTTTTATGTGAAACAGACATGACATGATGTGTTATGCTAGCGTCTCGTGCGAGGACCTGCCGCCTCGTGTTTAGAtaggaaatgattttttttttttttttgccaactaGATGGAAAGTAATTTATGTGCTCGAgacttttaatgtttttcttatttcggATTTCAAAGGTTCAAACACATGCTGTGGTAAAAATCAACAACTTTGAATAGATAAGAAGATGCTTCTTGCCAACTCTTAGAAGAATACAAAGATGTCGCGCTTTTCAAAGTTGGAAAATCTCACAATCTATGCGATTTGTCCACATCCCTTTGTCTAAATAAGAGATTCGGTAATAGATCTAGTCTTAGAAAGTGACGATAATCCGTAATGCACATGGTCATTTTTTGGTCATATAATATTATACATTTCTCAATAATAATAAGGCATATTCCTGGCCATATATGTTTAAACAACACAAATGTGAATTGATGTAgacatattattaattaatttggctTGGTCAAGAAATTCAATTGTCTATTCAAGAATAAGAACGGTCCCGATTTTTGCTTTCAATCATTCTATTATCATAGAATAGTTATATAGTTTAATTCAGTCCATGAATAATTGACCTCAAAACATGATTTAATGTTCGAGAtgtctattaaaaaaaattaacctaaGGTCTTGCACATTGTGTGTGGATAAGaatattggaaaatattgaaatttgtgaaaaatgatatttgtaAGTTCGTTCCACTTCGGATATATAGTTCTGAATTGATTTACAATTACAAAAAGGTTATTGTATAACCGAAAGATGAGATCTCTTGAAATTATCGACAACTATGTTGAACTCACATTAAGGAATGATAATAATATCCACGAACGTGAAAGGAGCAAACAAAGATATAAATACCTAGAAGGGACATATACATCCGCCATTTATTGAGTGCTCAAGGTAAGTTaagattgaccaaaaaaaaaaaaaaaacggtaaGTTAAGAAAAAGGGCCACGTGTCGCCTAGTTGTTGCACCACGTGTCAAGACCTCATATTTCTACCTTTTAGCACCACGTCACATTTATTATATTAGATAATCCAGGCTCTTTATCGAAGATGCCTCTGTGGACCTCATGCTTTAGTAGGCAGTGATTTCCCTTTCAAGAATGGGGTGAAGAGCTGCAACGACCTCTCCGGTTGCGTGGCCGGGGCAGTGTGCGAAGCTCCTTTAATGGTCGCGAACGCCAACTTGCCGTACTCTTGCGTGTATCCAGCAACCTGTAATCATTGATCGCCGAGTATCAAATGTGTGAACAATTCATGACACATGTCTGTGATTCGGCGTCACACTGAACAATTTCAACATCTATCTGTCTAGATGGAAGGGACATCAGAACACAAAACTGATTTTCCTTAAGTGAGAAATATATAGATTGACCTGCTTGCTAGTGAACCAAGCTCTGTAGGACAAAGTTGTCTTCCGTTTCAGCACCTTGGTTGCTAAGGCGTCGACCATAGTCCGAGTTCCGAGGAAGGGGACGACTGCATCTAGATCCCCACTGCCACAAATcacaagaaagaaagatgatcGATCACAATATTATCTGTCAGTTAAATGTGATCTTATTGTAAAAGCCAATCAATCTTAGAGGAATATTTGATGATACACCTGTAAACAAGGACTCGGAGACCGGACTTGACCAGTTCTCCCAAGATTGGGATCATACTTATATACCGGTCCTCAAATCTGAAGTTTTCATTGATATCACTGCAGAGGAACAGAACAGATTAATCAGCGAATAGATGCTAATCTTCTCAACACTTGCCTAACCGATAGTGATAGTAATAGCATTTGCATAAAATCCTTTTGTGGTTCTCCCTATGCGCCTGATACCATGATTAGAACAACATATGACAGAAGAAGCTCGTGCTGTTTGATGATTGATAACATATTTTCAATCAATCCGAGTTCATCATTTTCCTAGTTGATTCTTTAGCGAGAAAGTTTCCTCTGAAGAAGAATTGAGTGAGCTCAAAAGAATTGCTGATTCTAATTTTACTTCTACTATAACAAGTTGCAATGCTATGCCGCTATTTTCGGGGAGAGGCAAAAGGAGAGCAGCGTAAGTACTCGCTGCACGTGTTCCAGTGTCCAACTCCGACAAGCTTGGCGTGGAGTGCAATCTGTACGTCTTTACGGTTAAAGTACTTAATGACATCCTGCTCTTCGCAGGGATCTTTAGTGTCCAAAAGGCTCTGTATGCAAAATACAAAATGTGGAGAAAAGTTGAATGAGCTTCTGGAACATTGATATAGGAGTTCTATCTAGCAGTTACTAATTCGAAATTGGGTCTTGGTCTCGCTCTCACCTGATAGTTGATCAAGTCTTCTGATGGAAGGGAGGATGGCAATGAATGCCCTGAGGTAAGCATCTTATAGAAAATGTTCCAACTTTGATTGCCCCGATGTTAGGCAGAGGTCCGCAAGGATATCGTACTGGTCGATTGCATTGGTATCATTAAGTTCTTTCGCTACCTTTAGCACAACATATGCACACTCAGAAGTCAGAGCCTTCGATCTGATTTCACCCAAGAGCCGAGTGAGGTTACAGACATTTTGAAAGAGCAGCTCGGATTGGTCTGATATGATCCCGTGGGACCAGTAAAATGTGGTCGGGGTGTTCGTGTCGACTTCATAATCCAATAAAGGATTACCAATCTGCAAATTGTGGGCAAATGAGTAGTCAAATTGGAGGGCAAAAAGCGGAATAATAGTCAATAAGGGCTTTAGGAGTCTCCTGGAAtcgattctttttattgaataGATCTGATCATAATTTCGAATATGCAATTCAAAGGGATCAAATAGGAAATGACACTCTGAATTATGGAACTGTTAATGAAAAAAAGTACACTCACCGCTATGCCCTTTAAATTGATCTCCACCTTGGATTTGACAATGAGCTGTGCAAGTTCAGGCACATAGTGACCTGGGTACAGAAAACGATCAAGTCATCAATTTTCCGGTTGGCTTCTTTAGATCTGCTCTTGAAGTCTTGAAATAGGTACATGTCTAAATAATATGCAGGTAAGTTCGCCTAAATAGTGGAATTTAACTAGACAGACTCCATAATTCGAAATTAATTCACTCAATCCGATCAGATTAATATCTACGTGAACAACTGAGAATGTACCTGCATAACTTTCCCCAGTGATGAAGAAGTCTCTCCCTTTGTACTGCGGGTATTTGGTGAACCAGTGCTGCAGGAACACTAGATTGTCTTGTGCTATAGTAGAAGTGAAACCATTTATCAGTAGCATTTACAGTGTCCACGGTGTAAGGTATCTGTAGTGATTACAATCATATATAACCAAagcttcatttctcttttccatcAAATAGCAAAGCTGATCATATACCTGTTATATTGTCAGTAATACCCTTGTAAAATGACTGACTAGTCGAGTAAGAAAAGCCGACTCCTGCCGGAGACTCCAGGTATAGGAGATTGGCCACTGCAACATTTAGCCAATTCAGTTGTCAAATTTCCAGGGAATGCAAACGAAAGGTTGCTGATAAGGAAGCATTAGCTTATATCTCCTCACTGACAAGCACTTAATCAgtgtcatataaaaaaaaagtcatgataTCTTTGTTCTATTTACAATAATGAAGTGGCTCTTAATCAATGATAGCACGTTTTGCTTGTTTATTGAATATCTGGTTGCTACCCCATATGAACATAGACAAGAAAAAAGTTTGTCATATCAGCTAAttgatttgaattcaaaaagTAACATATACCTTTGTTCCAGCTGTAATCTCTTTTCACCAGACCCCCTCCCTTCACTTCGAAAGGGCCATGCTCAATGAAAGCTCCATACCCCAAAGAAGAACAGCCAGGCCCTACAttaggagaaaagaaaaggagaggcaAGACAAAGtatcaaaataattgaatatattgTCTATACCTGCTTAACAGATCAAAATGCATAATGATTAAGATTTGATGTTCATTCTGCTGCTATAATTGGAGGAAGTGCATAGTAGTATTGCATTTGTTTCATAAATTGTGCTTTGATCCTTCAGTCAGAGAATGAAGGACAAGAGAACTTTACGGAGGAGACAACATTGATTTTTTCGTAAGTGATGGGGATCCGCAGTTTAGTTACCTCCATTTAGCCAGAGAACAAGAGGCTTAGAGGCAGGGCTTGTCTCTGCTTCCACAAAGTAGTAAAAGAGAGCTCTTGGTGGGTGGTCACCCACTGTGATATAACCTGAATAGTGGCTGAAACCACCACTCGGTTGACCGGGCAAGCTCAGGATTTTATCGGATAGAGATGTCACAGGCTTGCATGCCTGCATGAGGATTGAGCAGGTGATCACTGTTAGGATGAGCCATGGCTGAGACATAATTGCTTGAGAGTGAGTGAGTGGGTTGCTGGTTTCTTACTTTGCTCCTGGAGCCTGGAGGTCGGTTGCTATTTATAGAGACGAAAAAGAGGAAGGACCAAGGGTATATTGACTTTTTGTTCACGTTAAAAGACgcattaaagaaaaaacaaaatatccTAAGAATCATGCATACTCATGCGTCCTAGCTAATGGTGCAACACATGCCAAATCATCTGTGATCTATTCGAGGTCGGTTGGTTCCTTTTTCGGATTCTAGTGACAAACAAGTCGAGCTCAAGCTCGAGCAGCAACTCACTCGTTCAGATTGAACAGCTTCAGCTCGTTTCGGGATAGACGAAACTTTTGACACATTAGTTGGAGATTAAAGTAaaatttgttggagaaatcctcttgaagtgttttaaagttgacaaaacgtttccatcgagcctagtcgaaggcttgcgactcgctatttaaagtctgaagacctccggacagccagactcaagactcaaagtctatcctcattgacagtttctaatccgttgaaaaaAGGCCATCTAGAACTGGatatttcattaaggatgtgaccttatcgactggagaagatctcttggctggatatgacataacggaatcctttgtttgatcaaaattgattcgaagattaaggatccaatgattggcaaagtatacttggaaggttctacttatggaaaccgagatcctgattgtatgggtgaacaggattgatggcctatcgacatgttcctttaatagctcgaatgatcttcctaattgattctgtccaacaggtagattggaggaattcctttggtaagtgccaacgggtatgatggcatgaaggagtatataaggaagacgttccagttgttcgagtgtgtgcacgatagaagaattccaaagtttgaagctccttgttcttagtcaattcatttattgagcaaaatcgtgtaaacaaaagagagtctatattcgtgagaaaccttgaggaagtgtggtagatcatctacactgttgaatcaaggaaaagctgtactgtaacttctcttttgttcatagtgaaatccagccggtgggctgtcagtgcggaagagtggacgtaggcttggaataagccgaaccactataaatcttgtgttcaattttctcttccctaacctttactttactttgatcgtattttcctttctatcgtttgcctagaatcgcttccgtatctcgagaatttgttggtgcatctattcacccccctctaggtgcttatactagctgtctcaattagtatcagagcctgtgtactcactttgtttgaagtgttttacttcagagttaaagatccatgactagtatgttggctccagggctggtagaagggcaaagcaataccagaccaccttactttgatggaaaggattacaacatatggaaaaacaagatgaaagcattcctaagatcaaaggatcctctggaatgggacgttgtagaaaaaggaatcattcctaaagctgcatctgtctcagaaagaggaaaagatgctgttgagtctagcgaaatgactcaggaagagataatcaagagacaagctcttgatgcaaaagcaatttattccttatattgtgctttatcccctactgaatataacagaatatcttcttgtgttacagctaaagaagtctaggatagattacatattacctatgaaggaaccgatcgagtgaaagagactataatcaacattctcctcggtcaatatggagaatctataactgatatgtttagtcgctttacagaaatcgtgaatggtcttgaaaatcaaggtcaaccaatttctgatcccatgaaagtaaacaagctactacgtggactctccaaggattggaatcacataaagatctcaatcagagagacccaaagaattatgccactatctgttgatgagttggttgggactcttcagtcttatgaagtgaaacgaatcaatgaagacgaaaaccctaaaggtaagaaatccattgcattaaaatctaatgatgatttttatgttacaaattctgaagacgatatgaatgatgaggaacttactctcatgataagaagattcagaaagctgaacagaaaaagaagaagattcaatccaaagaaacagagttttcaaaagcaacagattaagtctgttgaggatgatgaatcaaacaaagatgtagtctgctttgaatgt harbors:
- the LOC104414326 gene encoding serine carboxypeptidase-like 45; the encoded protein is MSQPWLILTVITCSILMQACKPVTSLSDKILSLPGQPSGGFSHYSGYITVGDHPPRALFYYFVEAETSPASKPLVLWLNGGPGCSSLGYGAFIEHGPFEVKGGGLVKRDYSWNKVANLLYLESPAGVGFSYSTSQSFYKGITDNITAQDNLVFLQHWFTKYPQYKGRDFFITGESYAGHYVPELAQLIVKSKVEINLKGIAIGNPLLDYEVDTNTPTTFYWSHGIISDQSELLFQNVCNLTRLLGEIRSKALTSECAYVVLKVAKELNDTNAIDQYDILADLCLTSGQSKSSFNFSPHFVFCIQSLLDTKDPCEEQDVIKYFNRKDVQIALHAKLVGVGHWNTCSDDINENFRFEDRYISMIPILGELVKSGLRVLVYSGDLDAVVPFLGTRTMVDALATKVLKRKTTLSYRAWFTSKQVAGYTQEYGKLAFATIKGASHTAPATQPERSLQLFTPFLKGKSLPTKA